From the genome of Ziziphus jujuba cultivar Dongzao chromosome 4, ASM3175591v1:
AGCACTTTACCCTCCATGGGTGAATCATGGATGATACCCCAATTGAGCTTTGAACTGGGTTCTTCTCTTAAAACTTATTCTTCTGGGAGAAGGAAAAAGATTTGGGATCTTGGTTTTCCTGTTACTCATGGTAGAAGTAGCGGTTTGTTATTACTTTCAAGCACTTTTACTGTTGCTGGATGTGGGAGGCCGAAATGTGATTTGGGATGTGGGTTTCTATCTGGCTACTCTAAGATTAGAGTTGCTCGCTTTTGCAAGCCTAAGAAAAGTTGTTTAGGTGCCTTGGTTGCATCGGAAGAGCAAGTAATTGCCAATGAGTTCCTTAAAGAAGAATCCAGTTCAGAAGATAGGGTGGTGGAGAATTTGGATGATGTGGAAGTTGgagataataatgatgatgataatgctgACCAGCAAGATAAGAAAACAGAAGATTTTAGTGGGGAAGAAGGTGGGGAAGGAGAAAGTGGTAGGATTGATGTCCGGGCATTAGCATGGAGCTTGCGGCTTGCTAAAACAGCAGATgatgtggaagatattctcaaGGACAAGGGTGAGTTGCCCCTTCAAGTATACTCAACAATGATTAAGGGTTTTGGGAGAGACAAGATTTTTGATTCTGCTTTTGCTCTTGTAAAGTGGCTTAAGAGAAAGAAGGAAGAGACTAATGGTTTTATTGCACCAAACTTATTCATCTATAATAGTCTACTGGGTGCACTAAAGCAATCTGAACAATATGGAGAAATGGAAAAAGTCTTGAATGATATGGCTGAGGAAGGGGTGCTTCCCAATATTGTAACTTACAACACCATGATGGCCATTTACGTAGAGCAAGGGCGAGCTACTAAGGCTCTTAATGTTTTTGAGGAGATTCAAATGAAGGGCCTGACCCCATCTCCAGTGTCCTATTCTACAGCCTTGTTGGCTTATCGAAGAATGGAAGATGGAAATGGAGCTTTAAAGTTCTTCATCGAGATTAGAGAAAAGTATGATAAAGGGGAGATAGGTAAGGATGCTGACGAAGATTGGGAAAATGAGTTTGTTAAGCTTGAAAACTTTACAATAAGGGTTTGCTACCAAGTGATGCGGTCCTGGCTTGTTAAGGATGACGACTTAAGCATCAAGGTGTTAAAACTTCTCATAGAAATGGATAATGCAGGGGTTCCACTTGGTCAATCAGAACATGAGCGCCTTATGTGGGCTTGTACCCGTGAAGAACATCATATCGTGGCAAAAGAATTGTATAATAGGATAAGAGAAAGGCATTCTGAGATAAGATTGTCTGTATGCAACCATGTTATTTGGTTGATGGGTAAGGCAAAGAAGTGGTGGACAGCATTGGAGATCTACGAGGACTTGTTGGACAAGGGGCCAAAGCCAAATAACATGTCATATGAGCTAGTAGTGTCTCATTTCAATACTCTTCTGACTGCAGCTAGAAGGAGAGGGATTTGGAAATGGGGCGTAAGGTTGCTAAACAAGATGGAAGAGAAAGGCCTTAAACCTGGTAGTAAGGAATGGAATTCAGTTCTTATTGCCTGTTCCAAGGCTTCACAAACTTCTGCTGCCGTGCAGATTTTTAGGAGAATGGTGGAACAAGGTCAAAAACCGACAATCATTTCCTATGGGGC
Proteins encoded in this window:
- the LOC107415215 gene encoding protein LOW PHOTOSYNTHETIC EFFICIENCY 1, chloroplastic, producing the protein MQTLSTLPSMGESWMIPQLSFELGSSLKTYSSGRRKKIWDLGFPVTHGRSSGLLLLSSTFTVAGCGRPKCDLGCGFLSGYSKIRVARFCKPKKSCLGALVASEEQVIANEFLKEESSSEDRVVENLDDVEVGDNNDDDNADQQDKKTEDFSGEEGGEGESGRIDVRALAWSLRLAKTADDVEDILKDKGELPLQVYSTMIKGFGRDKIFDSAFALVKWLKRKKEETNGFIAPNLFIYNSLLGALKQSEQYGEMEKVLNDMAEEGVLPNIVTYNTMMAIYVEQGRATKALNVFEEIQMKGLTPSPVSYSTALLAYRRMEDGNGALKFFIEIREKYDKGEIGKDADEDWENEFVKLENFTIRVCYQVMRSWLVKDDDLSIKVLKLLIEMDNAGVPLGQSEHERLMWACTREEHHIVAKELYNRIRERHSEIRLSVCNHVIWLMGKAKKWWTALEIYEDLLDKGPKPNNMSYELVVSHFNTLLTAARRRGIWKWGVRLLNKMEEKGLKPGSKEWNSVLIACSKASQTSAAVQIFRRMVEQGQKPTIISYGALLSALEKGKLYDEARRVWEHMLKVGVKPNVYAYTIMASVFAGQGKFNMVDIVIHEMVSSGIEPTVVTYNAIISGCAGNGMSTAAYEWFNRMKVQNVSHNEVTYEVLIEALAKDSKPRLAYELYLRAQNEGLRLSSKAYDTVIESSQVYGATIDVKLLGARPRDKKEKVQKKEN